A genome region from Patescibacteria group bacterium includes the following:
- the gatC gene encoding Asp-tRNA(Asn)/Glu-tRNA(Gln) amidotransferase subunit GatC, translating to MKLTKQQTEHIAHLARLGISPEEKEKFASELSSILNYVNELNKVDTENVEPTSQVTGFANVMRKDEVEKFGQEKELIEMAPEHQGGCVKTKPIL from the coding sequence ATGAAATTAACTAAACAACAAACAGAACATATTGCCCATTTAGCGCGGCTTGGGATATCTCCTGAAGAGAAAGAAAAATTCGCGAGCGAATTATCTTCCATTCTTAATTATGTAAATGAACTCAATAAGGTAGATACGGAAAATGTGGAACCGACAAGCCAAGTGACTGGTTTTGCCAATGTGATGCGCAAAGACGAAGTAGAGAAATTCGGTCAGGAAAAAGAGCTTATAGAGATGGCACCAGAGCATCAGGGGGGATGTGTGAAGACAAAGCCAATCCTCTAA
- the ligA gene encoding NAD-dependent DNA ligase LigA has protein sequence MNKDGAQKRIEKLRQEIKRYRYSYHVLDKSEISDAANDSLKHELEVLERQYPELVTSDSPTQRIGGAPLKEFKKVKHAVRQWSFHDAFSGEEMRDWEERLKKILAKQGKNLDLDYICELKIDGLHVVLTYRKGIFVRAATRGDGRVGEDVTLNVKTIEAVPLRLEEPVDIICEGEVFMSKEVFNALNKKLKKEKKPLLANPRNAAAGGIRQLDPKIASERRLDMYVYKIDAASFPLSPNQMGELKKLQELGLKVNKNYVHCRNLDEVFRYYKGWQKKRDSQNFWFDGIVVKVNEHAKQEMLGYVGKGPRFVIAYKFAAEEATTRVLDIKVQIGRTGTLTPVAILEPVRVAGSTVSRATLHNEDEIHRLGLKIGDTVILHKAGDVIPEVVKVLPHLRSGAEKEFKMPKHCVICGTRVVKPEGEVAYRCPNKSCFAQEREKLIHFAGKKGFDIKGLGEKIIEKLMEEGLIVNPQDIFALKLGDLEPLERFAEKSAGNLVIAISRAKKINFSRFLFALGIRYVGEETASLISSYLASKMGKINIPGLIKAISKIQASDWQNIEGVGEKVGESLNQYFKTNNNLKLLNDLDRAGVELLYEKTKKPQKFHGLTFVLTGALQNFSREEAKAKIEELGGNVSSSVSSKTDYAVAGENPGSKYARAKALGVKIITEKEFAELLK, from the coding sequence ATGAACAAAGATGGTGCCCAAAAAAGAATAGAAAAACTCCGCCAAGAGATTAAACGCTATCGCTACAGTTACCATGTTTTAGATAAAAGCGAGATTTCTGACGCCGCCAATGATTCGTTGAAACACGAACTGGAAGTTTTAGAGCGGCAATATCCTGAACTTGTTACTTCGGATTCTCCTACCCAAAGGATAGGCGGCGCGCCCCTGAAAGAATTTAAAAAAGTAAAACACGCTGTGCGGCAGTGGTCTTTTCATGACGCCTTTTCAGGGGAAGAGATGCGGGATTGGGAAGAGCGGCTTAAGAAGATTTTAGCGAAACAAGGGAAGAATTTGGATTTAGATTATATTTGTGAGCTCAAGATTGACGGACTGCACGTTGTGTTGACCTATCGGAAGGGGATTTTTGTCCGCGCCGCGACGCGCGGCGACGGGAGAGTGGGCGAAGATGTTACTCTCAACGTGAAAACGATTGAAGCTGTGCCTTTACGTTTGGAGGAGCCCGTGGATATTATTTGTGAAGGCGAGGTTTTTATGAGTAAAGAAGTTTTTAACGCGTTAAACAAAAAGCTTAAAAAAGAAAAAAAGCCGCTTCTGGCGAATCCCCGTAATGCCGCCGCGGGCGGGATTAGACAACTTGACCCCAAGATTGCTTCGGAACGCAGGCTGGATATGTATGTTTATAAAATTGATGCCGCTTCTTTTCCTTTATCTCCTAACCAGATGGGGGAACTTAAAAAACTGCAAGAGCTGGGTTTGAAGGTGAATAAAAATTATGTCCATTGCCGCAATCTGGATGAGGTATTCCGCTATTACAAAGGTTGGCAAAAAAAGCGCGATTCCCAAAATTTTTGGTTTGACGGTATTGTGGTGAAGGTGAACGAGCACGCGAAACAAGAAATGCTGGGTTATGTCGGCAAAGGACCGCGCTTTGTGATTGCCTATAAGTTTGCCGCGGAAGAGGCGACGACGCGTGTTTTAGATATTAAAGTCCAAATTGGCCGCACAGGGACTTTAACGCCCGTGGCAATTTTAGAGCCAGTGCGGGTGGCGGGGAGCACTGTTTCCCGCGCGACTTTGCACAATGAGGATGAAATTCATCGTTTGGGACTTAAGATCGGCGACACCGTGATCCTGCACAAAGCAGGCGATGTGATTCCGGAGGTCGTTAAGGTTTTACCGCATTTGAGGAGCGGTGCGGAAAAAGAATTTAAGATGCCGAAACATTGCGTGATCTGCGGGACGAGGGTGGTGAAGCCCGAAGGCGAAGTCGCTTACCGCTGCCCGAATAAATCTTGTTTTGCCCAAGAGCGGGAAAAGCTGATCCATTTCGCCGGCAAGAAGGGTTTTGATATCAAGGGTCTTGGTGAAAAAATTATTGAGAAATTGATGGAAGAGGGTTTAATTGTTAACCCCCAAGATATTTTTGCGCTTAAGCTAGGCGACCTTGAGCCGTTGGAGCGTTTTGCGGAGAAGTCAGCGGGAAATTTAGTCATAGCGATAAGCCGCGCCAAAAAAATTAATTTTTCCCGCTTTTTATTCGCCTTGGGTATTCGCTATGTGGGCGAGGAAACCGCTTCGCTCATTTCTTCTTATTTGGCTTCCAAGATGGGCAAGATAAATATTCCGGGTTTAATTAAAGCCATTTCCAAAATACAAGCTTCGGATTGGCAGAATATTGAAGGAGTGGGAGAAAAAGTGGGGGAGAGTCTTAATCAATATTTTAAAACGAATAACAATCTTAAGTTATTAAACGATTTGGATCGCGCCGGCGTTGAGCTTCTCTATGAGAAAACAAAAAAACCCCAGAAATTTCACGGGCTTACCTTTGTTTTAACCGGCGCGCTCCAAAATTTCAGCCGCGAGGAAGCGAAGGCAAAGATTGAAGAGCTGGGGGGTAATGTTTCCTCCAGCGTTTCTAGTAAGACAGATTATGCGGTGGCGGGCGAGAATCCAGGCAGTAAATACGCTCGCGCCAAGGCGCTTGGCGTAAAGATTATTACGGAGAAAGAGTTTGCGGAATTGTTGAAATGA
- a CDS encoding four helix bundle protein gives MQNCNSKFKNDLKLRAYKFSLNIIKLINGTSSSGVCKIINHQLLRSATSIGANIIEAQAASSKNDFKNFMNHSLKSANETKYWLCLVRDSKMIKLELVDPLLREAIELSKILGASMLRLKGRK, from the coding sequence ATGCAAAATTGCAATTCAAAATTTAAAAATGATCTGAAGTTAAGAGCTTATAAATTCTCCCTCAATATTATAAAGCTAATTAATGGCACATCTTCTTCCGGGGTTTGTAAAATTATTAATCACCAGCTTCTAAGATCAGCAACCTCTATAGGAGCCAATATTATTGAGGCCCAGGCGGCATCTTCTAAAAACGATTTTAAAAATTTTATGAATCATAGTTTAAAATCTGCTAATGAAACAAAGTATTGGCTGTGCTTAGTTAGAGATAGTAAGATGATCAAGCTAGAATTGGTTGACCCTTTATTGCGAGAGGCAATTGAACTCTCCAAAATTTTAGGTGCTTCTATGCTTAGGCTAAAAGGTAGAAAGTAA
- a CDS encoding fibronectin type III domain-containing protein: MDFCSYRGATSQATSASCRVGNDVCPNLLSAVGIPESACASGTCDCCGPCLEDGVSGCISAGDCCNHNCVGGVCQSPPCAPSCPDPSTYCANQHPSNGCGGSCSTPGTKQPSCPAPSTYCLGQEPDNGCGQKCPAGTKTPNCSCAANTCTGSTCSNGCGGTCAGTKDCTNYPTCSLRNLSCPTSANVGSNFNVSYEYFNTGPSSPYEVRMGLTNIQPAAGCTSGSGDVLWCQSSNINGQGSWSSESRTVKCPVTAGNLKITAGCFADTGSFTCPANTYSGGNINEKQECTVNCVAPATCTPDTSQACCTGATNLWDNTATNPNKATATGVWLLSSQFPESAPPNNQAQCCSDDASEVYISPTNARACDGTAACCNANDYVMNGQCYTAFSLPSPANVHSTAQTTISITWAWNAVSGATYYLAHLNNNTPVNVGNVTTRLQSGLTPNTSYWLEVAACNLCGCSAYSPRVTVNTLSGNQPPGQPTLEPVP, translated from the coding sequence GTGGATTTTTGCTCTTATAGGGGTGCTACCAGCCAAGCAACAAGCGCTTCCTGCAGAGTAGGGAATGATGTTTGCCCAAATTTGTTGTCCGCCGTCGGAATTCCTGAAAGCGCCTGCGCCTCCGGAACCTGCGATTGCTGCGGTCCTTGTTTAGAGGATGGCGTCTCAGGCTGTATTTCTGCCGGAGATTGTTGCAATCACAATTGTGTCGGGGGAGTCTGTCAAAGTCCTCCTTGCGCCCCTTCCTGCCCTGATCCTTCCACTTATTGCGCTAACCAACATCCGAGTAATGGCTGTGGCGGGAGTTGTTCCACGCCGGGAACCAAACAGCCCTCTTGTCCCGCCCCTTCCACATATTGTCTAGGTCAGGAGCCAGATAATGGTTGTGGTCAGAAATGTCCTGCCGGCACGAAAACTCCTAATTGTTCTTGCGCGGCGAACACATGCACTGGTTCCACTTGTTCTAATGGCTGCGGCGGCACTTGCGCGGGCACAAAAGATTGCACTAATTATCCTACCTGCTCCTTGCGCAATTTAAGCTGTCCGACTAGCGCTAATGTCGGTTCCAATTTTAATGTTTCTTATGAATATTTCAACACCGGACCTAGCTCTCCTTATGAGGTCAGGATGGGGCTTACTAATATTCAACCTGCCGCGGGATGTACATCTGGCTCGGGGGATGTGCTCTGGTGTCAATCTTCTAACATTAATGGTCAGGGATCTTGGAGCAGTGAATCGCGAACCGTGAAATGTCCTGTTACTGCTGGAAATTTAAAGATTACTGCCGGTTGCTTTGCCGACACCGGTAGTTTTACCTGTCCCGCTAATACATATTCAGGTGGTAATATTAATGAAAAACAAGAATGCACAGTGAATTGTGTTGCCCCTGCCACTTGCACTCCTGACACGAGCCAGGCTTGCTGCACAGGAGCAACCAATCTATGGGACAACACGGCAACTAACCCGAATAAAGCCACAGCCACCGGAGTTTGGCTTCTCTCTTCTCAATTTCCAGAGTCTGCCCCGCCCAATAACCAAGCTCAATGTTGCAGCGACGATGCCAGCGAAGTGTATATTAGTCCCACCAATGCTCGCGCTTGCGACGGCACGGCGGCTTGTTGCAATGCCAACGACTATGTAATGAATGGGCAGTGCTATACCGCTTTCTCTCTTCCCAGCCCTGCCAATGTGCATTCTACGGCTCAAACCACCATCTCTATCACTTGGGCTTGGAATGCGGTTTCTGGCGCCACTTATTATTTAGCGCATCTCAATAACAATACGCCGGTCAATGTCGGCAATGTGACCACTCGTTTACAATCCGGTCTTACTCCTAATACCAGCTATTGGCTTGAAGTGGCGGCGTGCAATCTTTGCGGTTGCTCCGCCTATTCTCCTCGTGTCACGGTTAATACTCTAAGTGGTAACCAGCCTCCCGGACAACCTACTCTGGAACCGGTGCCATAA
- a CDS encoding dockerin type I domain-containing protein: protein MKRTLIVLVVSFIFVLMVNADTSEIYIQTKNQSDIVTSIPVLFTQSRFLIISVGLPTSELNPNITTAKVALNCKVIAVVSNCIASINENQVTFSCIRPEGGFGKILAEWQSGQIPTLPKCDPPSLAIEMENPKIWSASAQLPLGSICQIKAMGSTIWVKGSKVRWTDWSNVELINRPGDINLDGVVNILDLVAISKQFGVPVSPEVPEDMNWDGVINREDLMLVGEKFGTKYSSVPQPAPPNRTIITWSSIKLR, encoded by the coding sequence ATGAAAAGAACTTTGATTGTTTTAGTTGTGTCCTTTATATTCGTATTAATGGTCAATGCTGATACCTCGGAAATATATATTCAGACGAAAAACCAGTCAGACATAGTGACATCAATTCCCGTTTTGTTTACTCAATCTAGATTTCTCATAATCTCCGTAGGGTTGCCGACATCAGAATTAAACCCGAATATAACCACCGCAAAGGTTGCCCTAAACTGTAAGGTTATTGCTGTAGTAAGTAATTGCATCGCATCTATAAACGAAAACCAAGTTACCTTTAGCTGTATCCGTCCCGAGGGAGGATTTGGTAAAATTCTAGCTGAATGGCAAAGTGGACAAATTCCCACACTACCTAAATGTGATCCCCCTTCCTTGGCGATAGAAATGGAAAACCCTAAGATTTGGTCAGCCTCAGCACAACTACCGTTGGGCAGTATCTGTCAGATCAAAGCAATGGGTAGTACAATATGGGTCAAAGGAAGCAAGGTACGTTGGACCGATTGGAGTAATGTTGAACTCATTAATAGACCCGGCGACATAAATCTGGATGGTGTCGTGAATATTCTGGATTTAGTGGCAATATCAAAACAATTTGGTGTTCCAGTATCTCCAGAGGTCCCGGAGGATATGAACTGGGATGGAGTGATTAATAGAGAAGATCTAATGTTGGTGGGCGAAAAATTCGGTACGAAATATAGTAGTGTCCCCCAACCCGCGCCTCCCAATCGGACCATTATAACCTGGTCTTCCATCAAATTAAGGTGA
- a CDS encoding prepilin-type N-terminal cleavage/methylation domain-containing protein has translation MGSTNNTQTRNVEIFAASRERCGFLSRAVWFKKRGRGFIPLKKVHPVRNKFLTGLTGFTVIEMLVAMAVFALALVAICGIFLSITKAQRKNSIDQKVQFEASHALETIAQTVRRYGIDYSGSINNPASSLVLVRQDKESITFFKGGDNKLKMQIGTAAAENILSNQVKVDDLKFWIVPVTDPFVSGGTNEQPRVTIVLSLSQSKNTAKPEEQASIRVQTTITQRIYKR, from the coding sequence ATGGGATCAACAAATAATACGCAAACACGCAATGTTGAAATTTTCGCGGCATCAAGAGAGAGATGCGGATTTTTGTCGCGCGCGGTTTGGTTTAAAAAACGCGGCAGGGGGTTTATCCCGTTAAAGAAAGTTCATCCCGTTAGAAATAAATTCTTAACGGGGCTAACGGGGTTTACAGTCATTGAAATGTTGGTGGCAATGGCGGTATTTGCTTTGGCGCTAGTGGCAATCTGCGGCATTTTTTTGTCCATCACAAAAGCTCAACGCAAGAATAGCATTGATCAAAAGGTGCAGTTCGAGGCATCTCATGCCCTGGAAACAATCGCCCAAACGGTAAGGCGGTATGGTATTGATTACAGTGGTTCTATCAATAACCCCGCCTCTTCCTTGGTTTTAGTGCGTCAGGACAAGGAGAGTATTACCTTTTTTAAAGGCGGCGACAATAAATTAAAAATGCAGATAGGGACGGCGGCGGCAGAGAATATTTTAAGTAATCAGGTGAAGGTGGATGATTTGAAATTCTGGATTGTGCCCGTGACTGACCCTTTTGTTTCCGGAGGAACAAATGAACAGCCGCGGGTAACAATCGTTTTGAGTTTAAGCCAGAGCAAAAATACAGCAAAGCCGGAAGAGCAGGCTTCTATTCGGGTTCAGACCACAATCACGCAGAGGATTTATAAAAGATAA
- the pilO gene encoding type 4a pilus biogenesis protein PilO → MQFNIKTIYKNSNLIIIVVILVAIGAGFYFLKPQYDAWRNIGTQIKGEETSLANSKKALEDTKKLVKDYEGVKEQVRTLSLALPSEKDIPNLLVQLEALAIKNGILMEEVSYSEEIKKGSENPIEPPATDAADLGQNKTQDNNTASNLPAMVPLVSPAPSEGYATLKVSLSLTGRYDVFMRYLEDVQKNLRFLDVVSVDFDTKGGDSQSSKSGEGEVGGVKFEDRVLTFKIELRTYYLK, encoded by the coding sequence ATGCAATTTAACATTAAGACGATTTACAAAAATTCAAATCTGATCATTATAGTAGTCATTTTGGTGGCGATAGGGGCGGGTTTTTATTTCTTAAAGCCGCAGTATGATGCTTGGAGGAATATAGGGACGCAGATCAAAGGAGAAGAAACAAGTCTCGCGAACAGCAAGAAGGCTCTAGAAGACACAAAAAAGTTAGTCAAAGATTATGAGGGCGTCAAAGAGCAGGTGCGCACTTTGAGTTTAGCCTTGCCTTCGGAAAAGGATATACCCAATCTTTTGGTTCAACTGGAAGCTCTCGCCATAAAAAATGGAATCCTCATGGAAGAAGTGAGTTATAGCGAAGAAATTAAGAAGGGGAGTGAGAATCCTATAGAGCCTCCAGCGACAGACGCGGCGGATTTAGGGCAAAATAAAACCCAAGATAATAATACTGCCTCTAATCTTCCCGCGATGGTTCCTCTAGTCTCTCCAGCTCCAAGCGAAGGTTATGCGACTTTAAAAGTCTCTCTCTCTTTAACCGGACGGTATGATGTTTTTATGCGATATTTAGAAGATGTGCAAAAAAACTTACGGTTTTTAGATGTAGTTTCCGTGGATTTTGACACCAAAGGAGGCGATTCTCAATCCAGTAAGAGCGGTGAAGGCGAGGTGGGTGGAGTGAAATTTGAAGACAGGGTTTTAACTTTTAAAATAGAGTTAAGGACGTACTACTTAAAATAA
- a CDS encoding response regulator: MNQKDQNQSKRSSVLLIDDAVDLRGIYAKKFKQEGFDVFEAKDGLDGLNVAFEKKPDLVITGIMMPRVDGFEVINTLKKDAQMKDTPVLVFSHLGRQEDIDKALSLGADDFLIQATFSPDDVVEKVRGHLGRPKSVVSSGGEKLGGHFNLRLDQYRGDAVRLAKALGVDPKFSCGSCGGSLVLDVVQDTGREGKWVTGFLKCLRCGKKVE, from the coding sequence ATGAATCAAAAAGATCAAAATCAAAGCAAAAGATCTAGTGTTTTACTTATTGATGACGCGGTAGATTTAAGGGGAATTTATGCTAAAAAGTTTAAGCAGGAAGGCTTTGATGTTTTTGAAGCAAAAGATGGATTAGATGGTTTAAACGTCGCTTTTGAGAAAAAGCCGGATCTAGTGATTACGGGGATTATGATGCCGCGCGTAGATGGTTTTGAAGTAATCAATACTTTAAAAAAAGACGCCCAGATGAAGGATACTCCGGTTTTGGTTTTTTCACATTTAGGTCGTCAGGAGGATATTGACAAAGCCTTATCTTTGGGGGCGGATGATTTTTTGATTCAAGCGACCTTTTCGCCTGATGATGTCGTGGAAAAAGTGAGAGGGCATCTAGGAAGACCGAAGTCTGTAGTATCTTCAGGGGGTGAGAAATTAGGAGGGCATTTTAATTTAAGGTTAGATCAATACCGTGGCGATGCAGTGCGGTTGGCAAAAGCTTTAGGGGTGGATCCCAAATTTTCTTGCGGAAGTTGCGGCGGCTCTTTAGTTTTAGATGTGGTGCAGGACACGGGCAGGGAAGGGAAATGGGTTACGGGATTTTTGAAGTGCTTGAGATGCGGGAAGAAAGTAGAGTAA
- a CDS encoding prepilin peptidase, which yields MLIPTLNLLIIFLFGLSVGSFLNVVIYRSKIKKSLIHPSSFCPFCKHRLAWYDLIPVASFIILGGKCRYCHKRVSWQYPLVELTCGVLFALFYIKVGSINPLLFFNLFFVSIFVVIFVYDLKYYLILDKIILLGATLAILATIFLGKPSFPAALLGSLISGGFFAIIVLVSKGKWMGGGDVKLGFLLGFILGWSQVLVALFIAFVLGSIVGLLLIALQKKTLKSAVPFGTFLTIAAIITMLEGERILKWYLNLIT from the coding sequence TTGCTAATACCTACATTAAATTTATTAATTATATTTTTATTCGGTCTCTCTGTCGGCAGTTTTCTTAATGTCGTCATTTATCGCTCCAAAATCAAAAAGTCTCTTATTCACCCCTCCTCCTTTTGCCCTTTCTGTAAACACCGCTTAGCTTGGTATGATTTGATTCCGGTAGCAAGTTTTATTATCCTAGGCGGCAAGTGCCGTTACTGTCATAAAAGAGTAAGCTGGCAGTATCCTTTGGTTGAGCTGACTTGCGGCGTTTTATTTGCTCTTTTCTATATAAAAGTCGGAAGTATAAATCCTTTGCTGTTTTTTAATTTATTTTTTGTTAGTATTTTCGTTGTGATCTTTGTGTATGATTTGAAGTATTATTTAATTCTTGATAAAATAATCTTGTTGGGCGCGACATTGGCAATTCTGGCAACTATCTTCTTAGGGAAGCCTAGTTTTCCGGCAGCGCTTTTAGGCAGTTTGATATCAGGAGGATTTTTTGCTATAATTGTTTTAGTGTCCAAAGGCAAGTGGATGGGGGGAGGGGATGTTAAACTCGGATTTCTTTTAGGCTTCATTTTGGGCTGGTCTCAAGTTTTAGTCGCATTGTTTATTGCCTTTGTCTTGGGCAGTATAGTTGGTTTGTTATTGATAGCTCTCCAGAAGAAGACTTTAAAGAGCGCGGTGCCTTTTGGCACTTTTCTAACCATCGCGGCTATCATTACTATGCTGGAGGGGGAGAGAATTTTGAAATGGTATTTGAATTTAATTACTTAA
- a CDS encoding type II secretion system protein gives MRKIFRKKGGFTLIELLVVIAIIGILAAVVMVSLNSARSKARDAQRKSDVTNISLALEMYYDDQTTPQYPAALTDAGLDKYFPTAKVPCDPQNACAAEGAGYTYTPTGTPPSSYTICTTLENSNPVGGWCKP, from the coding sequence ATGCGTAAAATTTTTCGTAAAAAAGGAGGGTTTACCCTGATTGAGTTGCTGGTTGTGATCGCGATTATCGGTATTTTGGCGGCAGTTGTAATGGTTTCTTTAAACTCGGCGCGTAGCAAAGCCCGCGATGCCCAAAGGAAGAGCGATGTTACTAATATCAGTCTTGCTTTAGAGATGTATTATGATGATCAGACTACCCCTCAATACCCGGCAGCGTTGACAGATGCGGGGCTTGATAAATATTTCCCCACCGCGAAAGTGCCTTGCGATCCTCAAAATGCCTGCGCAGCGGAAGGAGCGGGATATACTTACACTCCTACTGGCACCCCGCCTAGTTCTTACACGATTTGCACGACTTTGGAGAATAGTAATCCTGTCGGCGGTTGGTGCAAGCCTTAA
- a CDS encoding prepilin-type N-terminal cleavage/methylation domain-containing protein gives MRKIFRSRGFTLIELLVVIAIIGLLAAIVMVSLNSARAKARDAQRKSDITNFSLALEMYYDAQTTPSYPTTAQGLAVLTTYMPKIPTDPGGHTYTYVGCNAVVPKAANGSCGACGTACAAQPCSNYCLSAQLDNDTDYFGKP, from the coding sequence ATGCGCAAAATTTTCAGGTCTAGAGGGTTTACCCTAATAGAATTGCTGGTTGTGATCGCGATTATCGGACTTCTAGCTGCGATTGTGATGGTTTCCCTCAATTCAGCGCGCGCTAAAGCCCGCGATGCCCAGAGAAAAAGTGATATTACCAATTTTAGTTTGGCATTAGAAATGTATTATGATGCCCAAACGACCCCTAGCTATCCAACCACAGCGCAAGGTTTAGCTGTTTTGACAACTTATATGCCGAAAATTCCCACCGACCCCGGTGGTCATACATACACTTATGTAGGTTGTAATGCCGTTGTGCCTAAAGCCGCTAATGGTTCCTGTGGTGCCTGCGGCACTGCCTGCGCCGCTCAACCCTGCAGTAATTATTGCCTGTCCGCTCAGTTGGATAATGATACAGACTATTTTGGCAAACCGTAG
- a CDS encoding prepilin-type N-terminal cleavage/methylation domain-containing protein — translation MQNKKLQNKNGITPIPKSLAWGFTLVELLVVIAIIGLLAAIVVVSLTNTKAKSRDARRIADVKNIKTGLEFYNNNIGTYVVAGDCDNNTWITMNGASDALSAALIGQKLFSVGDAPHDPLYPAQVYEYCYASTTKKYQFRYTLETNSTAGSEGQHTTGP, via the coding sequence ATGCAAAATAAGAAATTACAAAACAAGAATGGAATTACTCCCATACCAAAATCTTTGGCGTGGGGTTTTACCTTAGTTGAGTTGCTCGTTGTAATCGCCATTATTGGCTTGTTGGCGGCGATAGTGGTGGTAAGCTTGACTAATACAAAGGCGAAGTCGCGGGACGCGCGAAGGATTGCTGATGTGAAGAATATTAAAACCGGATTAGAGTTTTATAATAATAATATTGGTACTTATGTCGTGGCAGGTGATTGCGATAATAATACGTGGATTACTATGAATGGCGCGAGCGATGCCTTATCTGCCGCTCTTATTGGTCAAAAACTTTTTTCAGTCGGAGACGCGCCGCATGATCCTTTGTATCCGGCGCAGGTTTATGAATATTGTTACGCGTCAACCACAAAGAAGTATCAATTTCGGTATACTTTAGAGACCAATTCTACTGCTGGCAGCGAAGGTCAGCACACCACAGGTCCGTAA
- a CDS encoding type II secretion system F family protein: protein MPTFSYKASNSKGEIQEGIVEASNKTLAENTLHEQGLTVISLEAREKPPLLGISLNFLNRITAKDKLMFFRQFATMIEATLPVLQSLKILSGQTKKVKLKDMIDHIIQEVEGGSSLSAALAQYPRIFSEFYIGMIRAGETSGNLDQTLLYLADQTEKDYDLMSKIKGAMIYPAFIVVGMVAVGILMMIFVIPQLTSVLEEGGQGLPFTTRILVGTSKALKGYWWAFLMGLLGLVVGGRIFLHYPSGQRIVDFLKIKIPVVSMLFSRIYLVRFTRNLSTLLAGGVPIGEALKIVSGVMDNWIYSDACLRVRQGIESGESLARIFKREPVFPPIVSQMARVGERTGRLVDVLKKLSEFYDREVNEAVKGLVSLIEPAIMVILGLGVAVMVSAILMPIYGMANAI from the coding sequence GTGCCTACATTTTCTTACAAAGCGAGTAACAGCAAAGGAGAGATTCAAGAAGGGATTGTGGAAGCCTCCAACAAAACCCTTGCTGAAAACACCTTGCATGAACAAGGTTTGACCGTTATTTCTTTAGAGGCTCGGGAGAAGCCTCCTCTCTTGGGTATTTCCCTTAATTTTCTAAACCGCATCACTGCCAAGGATAAACTAATGTTTTTCCGGCAGTTCGCCACTATGATTGAAGCGACTTTGCCTGTGCTTCAATCCTTAAAGATCTTAAGCGGCCAGACTAAGAAGGTTAAGTTGAAGGATATGATTGATCATATTATCCAAGAGGTGGAAGGGGGGTCTTCTCTTTCTGCGGCCCTTGCTCAATATCCGCGTATTTTTTCTGAGTTTTACATCGGAATGATTCGTGCTGGAGAAACGAGCGGCAATTTAGACCAAACACTGCTTTATCTTGCTGATCAAACTGAGAAAGATTATGATTTAATGAGCAAGATAAAAGGGGCGATGATTTATCCTGCCTTTATTGTCGTCGGTATGGTGGCAGTGGGGATTTTAATGATGATTTTTGTTATTCCTCAACTAACGAGCGTGTTAGAAGAAGGGGGACAGGGACTGCCGTTCACGACGAGGATTTTGGTTGGGACAAGTAAAGCGTTGAAGGGTTACTGGTGGGCTTTTTTAATGGGATTGTTGGGGCTTGTTGTGGGCGGCCGTATTTTCTTGCACTATCCCTCCGGTCAGCGTATCGTCGACTTTTTAAAGATCAAAATTCCCGTGGTGAGCATGCTCTTTAGCCGTATTTATTTAGTGAGGTTTACCCGCAATTTGTCCACGCTTCTCGCGGGGGGTGTGCCCATTGGCGAGGCTTTGAAGATTGTGAGTGGAGTGATGGATAATTGGATTTACTCTGACGCTTGTTTGCGCGTGCGGCAGGGGATTGAGAGCGGGGAGTCTTTGGCGCGCATCTTTAAACGCGAACCGGTTTTCCCACCCATTGTTTCCCAAATGGCGCGGGTCGGGGAACGCACCGGAAGGTTAGTAGATGTTTTAAAGAAGCTTTCAGAATTTTATGATCGGGAAGTGAATGAGGCGGTGAAGGGTCTTGTTTCACTTATTGAGCCAGCGATTATGGTCATCTTGGGTCTCGGAGTAGCGGTGATGGTCTCGGCGATTCTAATGCCGATTTATGGTATGGCCAATGCGATATAA